Part of the Arvicanthis niloticus isolate mArvNil1 chromosome 2, mArvNil1.pat.X, whole genome shotgun sequence genome, AGATGGCTCGGTGCACAAAGCACCTGCTGACAGGTTGATGATTgggttcaatctctgggacccatatggtggGAAAAAAACCAACTACCGcggacctctgacctccacgtgtacACCATGGGGCATGTGCATGTACAACTAGGTATGtacacagaggaaagaagaaatgatggCCGGGTCTGCCCCATGTCACCATGTGGAATGCTTGCATCACCCCAAGGTCGGGTGGTGGTCAGGCTCAAAGAGGCTTAGCCAAGGTGTTTGTAGACAACGCCCAGTGGAAGCACCCTCCAGGATAAGCTTTATAATGTTTGGACTGGCTGGCTTGACCACACAGGGACACcaagttctgggaaagtctctctctctctctctctctctctctctctctctctctctctctctctcttcacactatggggggagggggtgtcaccagtatatttatttttatttttatttttttattttatgcatatgagtacaccaccattgctctcttcagacacaccagaagagggcaccagaccccattacagatggttgtgagctaccatgtggttgctgggaattgaactcaggacctctggaagaacagttggtgttcttaaccgctgagccatctctccagcccccaccagtatattttttgaaacagattctcattgaacctgaaacTCACCTATTATCAGCTAAActaactggccagtgagctccaggaatctaCCTGTCTCCACTTCCACCACTACCTTCTACCCCACCCACCCTCAGCGGTGCTGGGATAACAGACTTGTGTCTGGCCTCTGTACAGGTGCTGAGGGTCTGGATTCAGCTCCTTGTGGCAAGCTCTTTGCAGAGCTATGGTCTTCAGCCCCCTGGGAAGGCATTGTAAGTCTGGTCTTGCACAGATGACATTAAGTGGCCAGGAAACAAATACCCCACCCGGCACCTCATCTGCCTTCATCCCTGTTGGTCACTTAGCCTCTTGGCTGGGACTCTGCTCCAGCTAATGTCAATTCTGCAGTGAAGACACCTGTGGGGTTCTGTTCCCCGGGGAACAGAATCCTTTGGGACTTATGCCTGTAGACCATGAGCACAGGGTGACCAGGAACTCACCAAGGTTGGGGGCTGTGGATCTCCTGTGCTGTCTTTGGTACTGGAGCAGGTGAGGGTGAGCAGCTAGCTGTCCTGGGCCTTCTTCCTTAAGCATTTAATTGCTACTGTAAACACAGGAAAATTGGAAGGACCTATCTCAGCAGCTAATAACCTGTAGGTGTACATACCACGGGGAAGATTtgcctttttctttatcttttttcttttttcttttttgttctttgagacagagactcattagtccagactggcctccatCTCGCTGTGGaaccaaagctggccttgaacttctgaccctccagcttcagcctcctgaggatGAGGGATTACAGGCCTACACCACTATGCCTGACTCTTGCTTTTGTCTTGAATAAATACAGGAGGTGCTGCAGATAGCGCCTGGTTGAGAGCAGGAGATGCCAGGGCAGCCAGGTGAGCAGCCTGGGGCTGAGTCTACCCTAGGGTGGTTGCTTCTCAGAACCTCCCCTTCCCTAGTCAGGAGAGAAGTGATTTTTCTTGTTCCCAAGAGGACAGTGGAGGGCCTAGACCCTGCCAGAGCGTGGGAAACTTGGGGGCAGGGGTTAAAGAGGGAGCTTAGCGCCATGTAGGCGAGCTGGTTTAGCAGATCAATGCTTCAGCAGCCTGACTGTTCTGATTTTCAGGGCTATTGAGCTCCAATGTACAAGCAAACTGGAAAAAATAGCTTTGTTGGTTCTCTTTTAATGATTAAAGGTAATGACAGCAGATGCGTTCCTTTGAAGGCTTCCCCCTTCATCCCAGCCCTCTCCGTCGAGGTTAATCTAATCCTGCTAAATTAAGAACCTGTCAGGCTCGGGGCGAAGCTCTGTGCTAGAGCTAGTCTAGTTTGCACGAGGGCCTGAGCTGGAACCTTCAgcatcacaaaagaaaaaaaactcaaaaggaGCCCTACCTACCCACAGAGTGTGCGACAGTGTGCGGGCTCAGCCTCATGGGTGAAGCAAGGCGTCAGGGCCCTGTCTCCAGAGTGCCATTCTGCCCTGGCCTGTCTTGTACGTGTATGAATGAGTCAGGATACTGCCCCGCGGAAGCAGGATGGGCATCCCTGGCTGGTGCGGGAGCTGGGTGGAACCACAGCCACCTCTCCGTGTCCACATATGACCCGTGTTCTCACTGACCCAGGGAGTGTGGTGGTGCCCATGACGTCCACACTAGAGGGGAGCAGTTGCTGGACACACCCTCTGTCACATCTTCCTGAGATGGTAGGGAAGGCAGAGTCCTAGTGTGCTTGCCTTGTCCCTGTGACTGCAGCCCTGAGCCCACGTGCAAAGCCCTGGGGGAGCCCAGGGTGGCTCTGGAGGAAGGCAGTGCATCACAGTGTCAGGTGTTTGGCTCTGCCTGCCCCCCCTCACCTCACCTCCCAGCCCTGCTCCCCAGTCAACATGGTTCTTTTGTGGCTCTGATCTGTCAACCTTAATGAAGTGGCTTCCTAGCTGCTGAGGACTGAAAGCTGCTACTGAGGACATAAGTCACTAATAGAATGGAAAACACTGGAATACTGTGAGGTGCCAAGCTGGGCCTGGCCCAGTGTGGTTCTAAAAGGCTAATAAAAATCCACCAATTAATTGTGACAGCTCAATGGAAAATTATTCAATTGTGAACGGGGGCAAGTCGCTACTCgcaaggaggaggggagatgttGCCATAGAAACATCAATATAAGTTCTCATCTCAGCAGTCACAGCCAGCCCTGGAGTGAGCTGCTTCTGACGGCTGTGTGTGACCCAGGATGGGATGGAGGAGGCTCAGCAGCCTTTGAAAGGAATGCTCTGCCTGGCCCCAGGCCTGCACACAGCCCAGACCGAGCCTGTCCCCCCTACACCACacacctcccctcccttcccccaggtGGAGATGtcgggtttgttttttgtttttttttttcccctcacactCAGAGAAACAGggaagagggaagcagagagggaaacaGCCTGTGCCTCCTCTCCCTGTACCTTCGCCCAGCTGCCAATTAAGGGGCTGCTCGGAGGTGTACAGGGTACAGGCAGCCTGATTTCCATCTCCCCAAAGTGAAGGCTTCAGGAACTCAGAAAAGAAGTTTTGGGGGCCCAGAGGACCTGGAAAGAGGAGGCCAGCATCCCATTATGATGCTGCAGTTGTTACAACTTTTATTTCAAAAGATACACATGGCAATTCCTAGTTTGGGCATTTGAAACTCAACCTTGCTcagcacaaacaaaacaaaacaaaacaaaaaaaaaaaaaacaaaaaaatcccacccCTTCCGAGTTTAGGTCCCATGAGGCCCTTAGGTTGGCTAACACTACCATGAACAAGAGGTGATGGGCAGCCAGAGGGGATGCACGGGCCATTCAGTGGGCAGCTTGGTGCCACTGCTGGGCTTTCTTGCCAGAGGCGTCTTGTACTAATGGGATGGAGAACACACTGActgttgtgggtttgtttgtgtctgggttattttcttccccttcatTTCCAGCTTTTAGACTCACATTCTATACACAGCGGAATATGCGCTTTCACCGTGGCCCTTCAGATGTCAGCTACCGGCGACCCTTTGGGGACTGTCAGAACTTTGATTTCCTGCTGTAATCTCTCAGTCCATCTACCAACAAGTGAACAACAGAGCCAGAGGCCTGTTGTATCCACGGCCCCATCACAGCCTCAATGCCCTGCCACTGGGGGCCAGGGGCTGCTCCAGCCACTGGGGGAagacagaggctgagacagacagCAACCCGAGTCATGGGTTGGGACAAGGACACATTGTCTTATTAACCAAGACATATTTGGTCCTCCTGTGTGCAGGGGTTTTTGGGGGGCGTGAAGGGGCGGTATTGAATGttcatttttgggttttttttttttttgttgttatttttttttttgaacaccaCTCAGATTTTTCACTTTATCAAAGTTGGAAATGAAAACATGGCACACACCTATTGATCACTAGTTCACTGTGATACTCTCTCCGGGTCCAGGTTCTTGAGGTTGGGGCCAGGACGACAATAGACAGTCAGACAGGGCAGAGTCCACGCCGGCCCTCACCGGCCAAAGCGGAAGCTAAAGCCTCCCTTCTTCCTGTTGTAGCTGCTCAGCTCCTCTGCCAGAGTCCCCAGGGGGCCGCTGGCCTTCTCTGAGTCAGTGGGCAGGAACCCCGCGGCCTCACTGCTACCGTAGTCCTGCCTCCCTAGACGGAAGCCGGTGTGTTCCCTGCGtgaggcctgctgctctttggccaCCACAAGCAGGGCCTGTGGCTTCGAACTTTGAACTGAGTGGGGTGTGTGTCCCTCAGCCAGCTGGGCCCAGCTCATCCTGGCTCCAATGTCACCAGTGTCTGGTGGTCCTCTTCTGTCCAGCAGGGGAAAGCAGAcactcagaggcaggagaaggcaGAGCAAAGAGCGGAGGCTCCTCATctgagcagaggaaggagagagaggagggggtcaGTGAGCAGCATTTTGGCCGCATGCGATCCCTGGCCCCAGGCTTCCCAAGGTCTGGGCAGCCTTTGGAGAGATAGCTGCTGACTGCGCTTAGTTAGCCTGGTTCCCTAGCAGCCGGGACACCGGGCTGCCGTAGCCACCACAGGAGCTCTACCAATTAGGCTGACTCCCATTCACCTGCAGCCAGGGAGCTGCCTGCCTTGGTGGCTCAGTACTAGAATGCCAGGGCTGCCAGCTGGCTTGTAGAGGTACCCGGGTGGCTCTCGGGGCTGTGTGCATTTGGGTTCAATTTTCTATTATAATTATTGACTCTTGGGCGGTGGGCAGAGTGAGCCGCCGTGTTTTTCAACTCGATAATGAAGTGGTCTAGCAGCTTTGCTGGGAAACCCCACTGTCTCCCTCACTCAGGAGCAAGTTGCTCTTGGGAGGGGGGATTGGGTCTGGTGGCCCTTGTGTAAGTCAGACACCTACCTGGGGAGGAGCTGGAGGCAAGGCTGGGGACAGCCAGCACCCACTGGGCTCACTGGACAGGATAGGCTCTGGACTAAAGATTACACACATGAATGGGCTTCTCTGCACACTAAGTCTGTCTGCAGCAAATTCTGCCCCACCACACAGCTCTGGGCTCTAATGTCAGCGTGGTTTGTCCATGTGCCAGCCCTTGGGGAAACAATTGCTTCCTGTGTACAGCCATCCAGCCCACCAACCCGGCACCACTCCCAATACCTCAGGCTCAAAGAGGCTCAGGGTTTGCCCTAGGTCCTACAGCTTTATGGGGGAGGAAGCTGAGTTCAAGGTAGCCTCATTATTCTGTGCCCCCATATCTGTCCCACTGTCTCAAGGTCCCCCACACCCCTTGTTGGGAACTGTTCTTTTCCCTCACAGAGGAAATCTGTTTTGCAATGACCATGggtgagctgggctgggctggctcaTCCTCTGAGGAAACCCCTGAAGCTGGActagaggggaggggaggacttCTTTCCAGAAACAGCTCCCttgaaaacatttcaaagaagTGAGCTCAGTCAGAAagcttcaaaaacaacaacaaaagcagtcCTGCTTTCTACCCAAATCCAGCTTGCTAAGCCCCCTGGTCCCCAGGGGCTGGAGTTAGCCTCcagtctgctgctgctgctaaagGGGCTTCCTCAGGCTGGGGTGGAGAGGGGCCCCCACAGGGGACAGACAAGCCTCATTCCCTTCTCCCCATGGGAGGAGAGGACCGGCTAATGTTCTTTATCCTAGGAGATTACTACTTCCTGGCTGGCAGCTAGGGCTGACTGGCTCTGGTGGAACTTCAGCTGAGGATGAAGCTGTGGGTCTCCCCCAGACCCACCCTTCCCCGTGTGGTTCCAGGTGCTTGCTGCTGCCTGCACCCAGCTCACCTGGAGAGCCTGTCCTCCTGTCCCCTGCTGTACTCACTGTGCTATGAGCTTCTCTAAGAAGGGCAGGTGAGTCCCTGGGCCCCAGTGTCAGGCAGAGCTGCTCAGGTCCTGATCCAGCAGGCATGGCTCTGGGGTCTCCCTGCTTTATGAAGATCCCTGGTGTCACGAGCCCCAGCCTGCCTGGTTACTGCACATTCCTGGCCCTGGGATTCCTTTGGGGCTGCCGGTGGTGAAGGAAGGAGCCCTGTGGGCCACAGGACAAAGAGACACAACGCAAACAGGATGCGGTGTGAGGAGAGTGGTGGGTGTCACCCTTGGAGAGCAGAGCATCATCACAGGTCAACTGCGAGCTCAGACCCTGGAGGTCCCCGGGTGTTGTGGGGGAGAGACATGGAGGCCCACTCTTGAGAACCCTCGTGGCACTGCCTTGGTCTCCCTCTGGAGATGGTGGGCTTGCAGAGGCAGCTTCTTCACTGCTGAGAGCTGGATGGCCATGGACACCCAGTCCCTTCTGTAGGCAGGTGTCCTGGTGGGTAATACACTCTTCCTCGGGAGCCTTAGGAGATGTGAAACTGGGCAGGAATTCTTGATTCTGAGGGGTTCAGGGTTTAGAACTCATGACTAAGCAGGCCCCTCTCAGGCTCCAGCTCCAAACATACTCAGTCCGTcccaatgtgtctgtctctctcactgtgtggACCCAGGGCTGGGCTGTACCTGATGCCTGGATATACCTTTTCAGACCTGGCTGGCCATCCAAACATAAAACCACAGGGCCTGCCCTTATGAGCAGCGGAGTACAGTCATACCCACCTCCCCAGTGGCTGTCATGGTGGCCGGGAGATAGCTAGGTGTGGACCTTGGCAAAGGCGGAG contains:
- the Qrfp gene encoding orexigenic neuropeptide QRFP translates to MPAGSGPEQLCLTLGPRDSPALLREAHSTMRSLRSLLCLLLPLSVCFPLLDRRGPPDTGDIGARMSWAQLAEGHTPHSVQSSKPQALLVVAKEQQASRREHTGFRLGRQDYGSSEAAGFLPTDSEKASGPLGTLAEELSSYNRKKGGFSFRFGR